Proteins from a single region of Manis javanica isolate MJ-LG chromosome 5, MJ_LKY, whole genome shotgun sequence:
- the LOC108405316 gene encoding beta-1,3-galactosyl-O-glycosyl-glycoprotein beta-1,6-N-acetylglucosaminyltransferase 7, with protein MSQLRATKPGLFVCTVICIFIFLYIRNPAPEEPEEQLTYPAVAECGFYPDELCSALFEGKGAAPQIAKFCKQPHGPEILAHLRTPGNCSRISQALHFITRPLSAEEGNFSLAYIITIHKELAMFVQLLRAIYVPQNVYCIHVDDKAPKKYKTAVQTLVNCFENIFISSKRGKVAYTGFTRLQADINCMKDLIHSKFQWNYVINLCGQDFPIKSNKEIIFYLRSKWNDKNITPGVIQPPNAKAQTRQSHPEFTAEGSIYVSPNKRFKHEPPHNLTIYFGSPYYVLTRKFVEFALTDTRAQAMLQWSKGIHSPERHYWVTLNRLKDAPGATPTAGWKGNIRATKWRHQEGGVHKGCKGHYVQDSCVYGPGDLPWIIESPALFAHKFDSLTDPLVVTCLERRHRLKVLQQAEVPLEPHWHFQQESHFNMKLNC; from the exons TCACCTATCCAGCAGTAGCGGAATGTGGCTTTTATCCAGACGAATTGTGTTCAGCTTTATTTGAAGGGAAGGGGGCAGCCCCCCAAATTGCAAAATTTTGTAAGCAACCTCATGGGCCTGAAATCCTTGCTCATTTACGCACACCAGGGAACTGCTCCAGGATTTCCCAGGCATTGCATTTCATAACCAGACCCCTGTCTGCAGAAGAGGGCAATTTCTCCTTGGCATATATTATAACTATTCACAAGGAGCTGGCTATGTTTGTTCAGCTTCTCAGAGCTATCTATGTACCTCAAAATGTTTACTGTATTCATGTAGATGACAAGGCCCCAAAGAAGTACAAGACTGCTGTGCAAACCCTGGttaattgttttgaaaatatttttatttcatcgaAGAGAGGGAAAGTGGCTTACACTGGCTTTACAAGACTGCAAGCAGATATTAATTGTATGAAAGATCTAATCCATTCCAAATTTCAGTGGAACTATGTCATTAATCTTTGTGGACAGGATTTTCCAATCAAAAGcaacaaagaaataatattctACCTCAGAAGCAAATGGAATGATAAAAATATCACCCCTGGAGTGATCCAACCACCAAACGCTAAAGCCCAGACAAGGCAAAGTCATCCAGAATTCACTGCTGAAGGAAGTATCTATGTGTCTCCAAATAAGAGATTTAAACATGAACCACCCCATAACTTAACAATTTATTTCGGAAGCCCCTACTATGTACTAACGAGGAAGTTTGTGGAGTTTGCACTGACTGACACCCGTGCGCAAGCCATGCTTCAGTGGTCCAAAGGCATCCACAGCCCAGAGCGGCACTACTGGGTGACCCTGAACCGCCTCAAAG ATGCTCCAGGCGCTACACCAACTGCTGGCTGGAAAGGAAACATTCGCGCCACTAAATGGAGACACCAGGAGGGAGGTGTTCACAAGGGGTGTAAAG GTCACTACGTCCAGGACAGCTGTGTATACGGACCAGGAGACCTGCCATGGATCATTGAATCGCCTGCTTTGTTTGCCCACAAATTCGACTCCTTGACAGACCCTCTTGTGGTTACGTGCTTGGAGAGGCGGCATAGACTCAAAGTGCTACAGCAGGCCGAGGTTCCTCTGGAACCACACTGGCATTTTCAACAGGAGAGTCACTTTAACATGAAACTGAACTGCTGA